From Hippea alviniae EP5-r, the proteins below share one genomic window:
- a CDS encoding tetratricopeptide repeat protein → MLSDVPSDFKAYIKGRYFVAYFPKKILKKEFFSFDLKDSEFSNFQVENFDNSSQIVITCKRGFVPKFSKNGDKIVIKALPFVATKTEELNLSAVPKDMIALPFYVSENTFSPVKNIKPSYDETLFFSGIRAFYINNYQLAAAFFKEIITKYPQSHFFISAYFLLGDCYKKMKQYNLAISTYNKAIQLAPKNDAVAQTLFSIADIYQKQDMFMAARQIYKKIKKDYAGTVWAFKANFMLGYSYYKENRCRQALKYFLNIQKKNSYYPLSMLLSAECFYRKKDYARSVLAYYYMSSELNSIDVKKFYKELGDVGIALCEFEDYKESDKVFSYLESSKDNNIVEFSYIERMRCDLKKGDYDDLDYRGKYILKFSKNAKYRELARKLMDEAKLKKGQVSKKMIDEIMAKYKNDPEVVSLALYVYAEKNYRDKNCPEALDYLAKLKKMYPNSEYNKKSDSIASECINRMVDDFYKNPDIETIEKAYDFAVLLKPQKADLCKLSWGMIFSGKVGSVEKIMHQIKDEECKDTVIAKFYVEMGNDVKAAGIVNKLSKTKPYVYYIDMIFGDINYFNNDYNKAYELYKNGLGIDVPIMQDYLRLRIAKSLLESDNCSSALNYLKRIKTRMYNDEVEFLKGRCLFKLKKYKDAIETLLNLRNNLAYREKVLFYVALSYLNLNDKKSANEFYLKLKRYYPNSQYLKVLESLM, encoded by the coding sequence GTGTTAAGTGATGTGCCGTCTGATTTCAAGGCTTACATAAAGGGCAGGTATTTTGTTGCCTATTTTCCAAAAAAAATACTAAAAAAGGAATTTTTCTCTTTTGACCTTAAAGATAGCGAGTTTTCTAACTTTCAGGTTGAAAATTTTGATAACTCATCTCAAATAGTCATAACCTGTAAAAGGGGTTTTGTTCCTAAGTTTTCCAAAAATGGCGATAAGATAGTGATAAAGGCTTTGCCTTTTGTAGCAACAAAAACAGAAGAGCTTAACTTGTCGGCTGTTCCTAAGGATATGATAGCTTTGCCGTTTTATGTTTCTGAAAACACATTCTCTCCTGTTAAGAATATTAAACCGTCTTACGATGAGACGCTCTTTTTTAGCGGCATCAGGGCATTTTATATAAACAACTATCAACTTGCTGCTGCGTTTTTTAAAGAGATAATTACAAAGTATCCACAGAGTCATTTTTTTATAAGTGCCTATTTTCTGTTGGGTGATTGTTATAAGAAGATGAAACAGTATAACCTTGCAATAAGCACATATAACAAGGCTATTCAACTTGCTCCGAAAAACGATGCCGTTGCCCAAACCCTATTTTCCATAGCTGATATTTATCAGAAGCAGGATATGTTTATGGCAGCAAGACAGATTTACAAAAAGATAAAGAAGGACTATGCGGGAACAGTTTGGGCTTTTAAGGCTAATTTTATGCTTGGGTATAGCTATTATAAAGAGAATAGGTGCAGGCAAGCTTTGAAGTATTTTTTGAATATTCAAAAGAAAAACAGCTATTATCCTTTGAGCATGCTGCTTTCTGCTGAGTGTTTCTATCGAAAGAAGGATTATGCAAGAAGTGTTCTTGCCTACTATTACATGTCAAGTGAACTAAATAGCATAGATGTTAAGAAGTTTTACAAAGAGCTTGGCGATGTTGGTATAGCTTTATGTGAGTTTGAAGATTACAAGGAGTCTGATAAGGTTTTTTCTTATCTTGAGTCTTCAAAAGACAACAACATAGTCGAGTTTTCATACATAGAGAGAATGAGATGTGATTTAAAGAAGGGTGATTATGATGATTTGGATTATCGCGGCAAGTATATTCTAAAATTTTCCAAGAATGCAAAGTATAGAGAACTTGCAAGAAAACTGATGGATGAAGCAAAGCTTAAAAAGGGTCAGGTAAGCAAGAAGATGATTGATGAGATAATGGCAAAATACAAAAACGACCCAGAAGTTGTCTCTTTGGCTTTGTATGTTTATGCTGAGAAAAATTATAGAGATAAAAACTGCCCTGAAGCTTTAGATTATCTTGCCAAGCTCAAGAAAATGTATCCAAATTCTGAATACAACAAAAAATCGGATAGTATAGCTTCTGAGTGTATCAATAGAATGGTTGATGATTTTTATAAAAATCCAGATATTGAAACAATCGAAAAAGCCTATGACTTTGCTGTTCTTTTGAAGCCACAGAAGGCTGATTTGTGCAAACTATCCTGGGGCATGATATTCTCAGGTAAAGTTGGCAGTGTTGAGAAGATTATGCATCAGATAAAGGATGAAGAGTGCAAAGATACTGTTATTGCTAAATTCTATGTCGAGATGGGCAATGATGTAAAAGCAGCAGGTATAGTCAACAAGTTAAGCAAAACAAAGCCGTATGTATATTACATAGACATGATTTTTGGTGATATTAATTACTTTAATAATGATTACAACAAGGCTTATGAGCTTTATAAGAATGGATTGGGAATAGATGTTCCAATCATGCAGGATTACTTAAGATTAAGGATTGCAAAATCGCTTCTTGAGAGTGATAACTGCTCATCAGCCCTGAATTACTTAAAACGGATAAAGACAAGAATGTACAACGATGAAGTGGAGTTTTTAAAGGGCAGATGTCTGTTTAAGCTCAAAAAATACAAGGATGCGATAGAGACATTACTCAATTTAAGGAACAATTTGGCATATAGAGAGAAGGTGCTTTTCTATGTTGCTCTGTCTTATTTGAATCTTAACGACAAGAAGAGTGCCAATGAGTTTTATTTGAAGCTTAAAAGATACTATCCAAATAGCCAATATTTAAAGGTGCTTGAGTCTTTGATGTGA
- the glyA gene encoding serine hydroxymethyltransferase codes for MRVLKDFDPDVYQAIENEKRREMYGLELIASENFVSEAVMEAQGSVMTNKYAEGYPSKRYYGGCEYVDVVENLAIERAKKLFGAEHVNVQPHSGSQANMAVYMATLQPGDRLLGMDLTNGGHLTHGSRVNFSGKLYLTFGYGVNPETGMIDYDEVAEIAQEFKPRLIVCGASAYPRIIDFKKFREIADSVDAYLMADIAHIAGLVAAGLHPSPIPYCEFVTTTTHKTLRGPRGGMIMTKEFFAKPIDKMVFPGMQGGPLMHVIAAKAVCFKEALSDEFKEYQKQVVKNAKKLAEVLIDNGFKLVSGGTDNHLILVDLTNKNITGKDAEEALGKVGITVNKNTIPGETRSPFVASGIRIGTPAITTRGMKEKEMEKIGEFITEVLNNIGDEKKYSMIREEVKKLCEEFMFYSV; via the coding sequence ATGAGAGTTTTAAAAGATTTTGACCCAGATGTGTATCAGGCTATTGAGAACGAGAAAAGAAGAGAAATGTATGGCCTTGAGCTTATAGCCAGCGAAAACTTTGTATCCGAAGCTGTGATGGAAGCTCAAGGTTCTGTTATGACGAATAAATACGCTGAAGGCTATCCTTCAAAAAGGTATTACGGTGGATGTGAATATGTCGATGTTGTTGAGAATCTTGCTATAGAAAGGGCAAAAAAACTCTTTGGTGCTGAGCATGTTAATGTGCAGCCACACTCAGGTTCTCAGGCAAATATGGCTGTTTATATGGCAACGCTGCAGCCTGGCGACAGACTGCTTGGTATGGATTTAACAAACGGTGGGCATCTAACACATGGCTCAAGGGTTAACTTCTCAGGAAAACTGTATCTTACATTCGGATACGGTGTTAATCCTGAAACAGGCATGATAGATTATGATGAAGTAGCCGAGATTGCCCAAGAGTTTAAGCCGAGATTAATCGTCTGTGGAGCAAGTGCATATCCAAGAATTATAGATTTTAAAAAGTTCAGAGAGATAGCGGATAGCGTTGATGCTTACTTAATGGCAGACATTGCTCATATTGCAGGCCTTGTTGCTGCAGGCCTTCACCCAAGCCCAATTCCATACTGCGAGTTTGTTACAACAACAACACACAAAACCCTGCGCGGCCCAAGAGGCGGCATGATAATGACAAAGGAGTTCTTTGCAAAGCCAATTGATAAGATGGTATTTCCCGGTATGCAGGGTGGTCCACTAATGCATGTGATTGCTGCAAAGGCTGTCTGCTTCAAAGAAGCTTTGAGTGATGAGTTTAAAGAGTATCAGAAGCAGGTTGTTAAAAACGCCAAAAAGTTAGCTGAAGTTTTAATAGATAACGGATTTAAACTTGTCTCTGGCGGCACTGATAATCATCTAATTCTTGTTGATTTGACAAATAAGAATATAACAGGTAAAGATGCAGAAGAAGCATTGGGTAAGGTTGGTATAACGGTTAATAAGAACACGATTCCTGGTGAGACAAGAAGCCCGTTTGTAGCAAGCGGTATAAGAATAGGAACACCAGCCATAACAACGCGCGGAATGAAAGAGAAAGAGATGGAAAAGATTGGCGAATTTATAACGGAAGTGCTCAACAACATAGGTGATGAGAAGAAATATAGCATGATAAGAGAAGAGGTGAAAAAGCTCTGCGAAGAGTTTATGTTTTACTCTGTCTGA
- the rpiB gene encoding ribose 5-phosphate isomerase B: MIFIGSDHGGFELKEKIKVFLREKGVEFEDLGTFSEESCDYPDIAESVAQKVAQTDSKGILICGTGIGMSIAANKVKGIRCALCHDAYTAEYARKHNNANIIAFGGRTTGVEIAKQMVEIFLREEFEGGRHKRRIDKIAKMEGV; encoded by the coding sequence GTGATTTTTATAGGCTCTGACCATGGTGGTTTTGAGTTGAAAGAGAAGATTAAAGTTTTCCTAAGAGAAAAGGGTGTTGAGTTTGAAGATTTGGGTACATTTTCAGAAGAATCATGCGATTATCCGGACATAGCCGAATCTGTTGCGCAAAAGGTTGCACAAACTGACTCAAAGGGTATATTAATCTGTGGAACAGGTATCGGTATGAGTATAGCGGCAAATAAGGTTAAAGGTATAAGGTGTGCCTTATGTCATGATGCTTATACGGCAGAGTATGCAAGAAAACACAACAACGCAAACATCATAGCGTTTGGTGGAAGGACAACGGGCGTTGAGATAGCAAAGCAGATGGTTGAGATATTTTTAAGGGAAGAGTTTGAAGGAGGCAGGCATAAGAGAAGAATAGATAAAATAGCAAAGATGGAGGGAGTATGA
- a CDS encoding HAD family hydrolase, giving the protein MIEVHIPSYGVLKLKKAVFDFNGTLANSGVLVDSVKNAMDELSKSLKIYVLTGDTFSSASSQLEILPCDIVIAPKENQREFKKSFIYELGCSDVVAIGNGRNDAEMLKSAALGIAVDNGEGIAVQTLLSADIVVYGIDSVFELLLNPTKLIATLRG; this is encoded by the coding sequence GTGATTGAAGTTCACATACCGAGTTATGGCGTTCTAAAGCTCAAAAAAGCTGTCTTTGACTTCAACGGCACGCTTGCAAACTCTGGTGTTCTTGTTGATAGTGTTAAAAATGCGATGGATGAGCTCTCAAAGAGTCTAAAAATCTATGTTCTGACGGGTGATACATTCTCATCTGCATCTTCTCAGCTTGAAATTCTGCCTTGCGATATAGTTATAGCTCCAAAGGAGAATCAGAGAGAGTTTAAAAAAAGCTTCATCTATGAGCTTGGCTGTAGTGATGTTGTTGCTATAGGAAATGGAAGAAATGACGCAGAGATGCTAAAAAGCGCAGCGTTGGGTATAGCTGTTGATAATGGTGAAGGTATAGCTGTTCAGACGCTTCTGAGTGCTGATATTGTTGTTTATGGCATAGACAGTGTATTTGAGCTTCTTTTAAATCCCACAAAACTTATAGCAACTTTAAGGGGCTAA
- a CDS encoding NifB/NifX family molybdenum-iron cluster-binding protein, with translation MKVAFPTNNLKKIASHTALSKYLAIVDIGNGEIMERVAVKNPIPEMVKDGMGSEETGRGLGAGRIIPAILSDYGVELFVARDIGEGMRMNLEYAGISVLETEEKEIEKIIESLIRG, from the coding sequence ATGAAAGTCGCATTTCCAACAAACAATTTAAAAAAGATTGCATCACATACAGCTCTTAGCAAATACCTTGCTATTGTAGATATTGGGAATGGCGAGATAATGGAAAGGGTTGCCGTTAAAAACCCAATCCCTGAGATGGTAAAGGATGGTATGGGCTCAGAAGAGACCGGCAGAGGACTTGGAGCAGGCAGAATTATACCTGCTATTCTGTCTGATTATGGTGTTGAGCTGTTTGTTGCAAGGGATATAGGTGAAGGTATGAGAATGAATCTTGAGTATGCTGGCATAAGTGTATTGGAGACAGAAGAGAAAGAGATAGAAAAAATTATTGAAAGTTTAATAAGGGGGTAA
- a CDS encoding OmpP1/FadL family transporter yields MSVKKKLFSAALAAGLVFGISNISNATNGYYMIATGAKSLGMAGAVVANPQDASTIIQNPAGIAWLPNTMFDVGGSLFMPPRKLNGHKSDSNLFVVPAAGFAYNPMGCNCGTPHFVFGIGMYGVSGMGVDWSDNNLTGDQKVPVMTPLGPVNVKTGWLKKAYSNMQMMEMSIGGAYRTGNFSIGFAPVFVYQALSMEFDWNVPDYKNTLGGGVYTNQQMKLPSPGVHTDSLDTANAYGIGFDLGLVYKINDMLTVGLVYKSKRYMQKLEWNTTPGNGLMITSDKVKMRLDMPRQVAFGIDFRPIEPLRIETDIRWINYKDVMWEPKVSGLAIDKWPFHWHNQWVFAVGASYDISKSFTVRAGFNYAKSPIKDEDLNSNIVAPAIVQTHATIGFTYKFTKNFDISMAYAHAFSHKQSVKNTDMQDVMMYGPETSVKMHQDTVAFELSYVF; encoded by the coding sequence ATGTCTGTTAAGAAAAAGCTTTTTAGTGCTGCATTGGCTGCTGGATTGGTTTTTGGCATCTCTAACATCTCTAACGCAACTAATGGCTACTACATGATAGCCACTGGTGCAAAATCACTTGGTATGGCAGGTGCTGTTGTTGCAAACCCGCAGGATGCATCAACAATCATCCAAAATCCTGCTGGAATAGCTTGGTTACCAAATACAATGTTCGATGTTGGTGGTTCCCTATTCATGCCACCAAGAAAACTCAATGGACACAAGAGTGACTCCAATCTGTTTGTTGTTCCTGCTGCTGGCTTCGCATACAATCCTATGGGTTGTAATTGTGGAACACCTCACTTTGTATTTGGCATTGGAATGTATGGTGTTTCCGGTATGGGTGTTGATTGGAGTGATAATAACTTAACAGGAGACCAAAAAGTACCCGTCATGACACCCTTAGGACCAGTCAATGTAAAAACTGGTTGGTTAAAAAAAGCCTATTCAAATATGCAAATGATGGAAATGTCTATTGGTGGTGCATATAGAACCGGCAATTTCTCAATAGGTTTCGCGCCCGTATTTGTCTATCAAGCCCTAAGTATGGAATTCGATTGGAATGTTCCAGACTATAAGAACACCTTAGGTGGAGGAGTGTACACCAACCAACAAATGAAATTGCCAAGCCCCGGGGTTCACACAGATTCCTTGGATACAGCAAATGCGTACGGAATAGGGTTCGACTTAGGTTTAGTATACAAAATTAATGACATGCTCACGGTTGGTTTAGTATACAAATCAAAAAGATACATGCAAAAATTAGAGTGGAACACGACTCCAGGAAATGGATTGATGATTACCTCCGACAAAGTCAAAATGAGGCTTGATATGCCTCGCCAAGTGGCATTCGGCATTGACTTTAGGCCTATTGAACCCTTACGAATAGAAACAGATATAAGATGGATAAACTACAAAGATGTAATGTGGGAACCAAAAGTAAGTGGACTTGCAATTGATAAATGGCCCTTCCATTGGCACAATCAGTGGGTGTTTGCAGTTGGTGCATCCTATGACATATCAAAATCCTTTACAGTAAGGGCAGGATTTAATTACGCAAAAAGTCCTATAAAAGATGAAGACCTAAATAGCAACATAGTTGCACCAGCTATAGTCCAGACCCACGCAACAATAGGATTTACATACAAATTCACTAAAAACTTTGATATATCAATGGCATACGCCCACGCCTTCTCCCATAAACAGAGCGTAAAAAATACAGATATGCAAGATGTAATGATGTATGGGCCAGAAACAAGTGTGAAAATGCACCAGGACACAGTCGCTTTTGAGTTAAGCTATGTCTTTTAA
- a CDS encoding glycine cleavage system protein R produces MDKYFYALTVIGRDKPGIVAAVSEVLYNKNISIEDSVSTLLGDQFTMTLIISSETNYGVLELKKSFAKARKELELSISLRRIEKEEAKTKEPENLYSVSVYGEDKVGIVYTISKAFADNNINILDLRTRLTSADNPMYVMILEIDLPKDISEDKFKEILNNASKQIGVDYSIRKIETYEL; encoded by the coding sequence ATGGACAAATACTTTTATGCCCTTACGGTTATTGGCAGGGATAAACCGGGAATAGTGGCTGCGGTATCAGAAGTTTTATACAATAAAAACATCTCCATAGAAGATTCAGTTTCAACACTATTGGGCGACCAGTTCACTATGACACTCATAATCTCATCTGAGACAAACTATGGTGTATTAGAGTTAAAGAAATCGTTTGCAAAGGCAAGAAAAGAGCTTGAGCTAAGTATCTCTTTAAGGAGAATCGAAAAAGAAGAAGCAAAAACAAAAGAACCAGAAAACTTATACAGCGTATCTGTGTATGGTGAAGACAAAGTCGGCATAGTCTATACAATCTCAAAAGCCTTCGCCGACAATAATATAAACATTTTAGATCTAAGAACAAGACTCACAAGTGCTGATAATCCTATGTATGTAATGATTCTTGAAATAGATTTGCCAAAGGACATCTCAGAAGATAAATTCAAAGAGATTCTAAACAATGCAAGCAAGCAGATAGGTGTTGACTACTCCATTAGAAAAATAGAGACTTACGAGCTTTAG
- the def gene encoding peptide deformylase, with product MLRDIVIYPDKRLKEVCDEIKNIDEKALKVAQDLLDTMRYYNHTVGIAAPQIGELVRIIAIDASKNKKGQKINHGELIMINPEILDWSSIIKTREGCLSVPDYTGNVNRARKITVKYYDLDGKEHQFDTEGFEAVVIQHEIDHLDGILFIDRIISKRTDLFRRKNYG from the coding sequence ATGCTAAGAGACATAGTGATATACCCGGATAAAAGACTAAAAGAAGTATGCGATGAGATAAAAAATATCGACGAGAAGGCTCTTAAAGTCGCACAAGACTTACTTGATACCATGAGATACTACAACCATACAGTCGGTATAGCAGCACCGCAGATTGGGGAACTCGTGCGTATTATTGCTATAGACGCATCAAAAAACAAAAAAGGTCAAAAAATCAACCACGGCGAGCTTATAATGATAAACCCTGAAATCCTTGATTGGTCAAGCATAATAAAGACAAGAGAAGGCTGTCTAAGTGTTCCGGATTACACAGGCAATGTCAACAGGGCACGCAAAATTACCGTAAAATACTATGACCTTGACGGCAAAGAACATCAGTTTGATACTGAAGGCTTTGAAGCCGTTGTTATTCAACACGAGATAGACCACTTAGACGGAATCCTGTTTATAGATAGAATAATCTCAAAAAGAACCGATCTGTTCAGAAGAAAAAATTACGGATAA
- the uvrB gene encoding excinuclease ABC subunit UvrB, with the protein MGIFKLVSDFKPSGDQPRVIDELVNNLKNGVKYQVLLGVTGSGKTFTLANVIARLNKPVLVISHNKTLAAQLYNEFSRFFPENAVEYFISYYDYYQPEAYIPRTDTYIAKDSSINDEIDRLKQKTVMSLLTRRDVIVVASVSCIYGAGEKEDYSSLAFYINIGDKLSRSDILKRFVELLYVRNDIGFERGTFRVRGDVIDIYPSYMRNLAIRIELFDDEVDRIVMFDPLSNRVIEEKNSVAIFPANFFITTKEKKERAIKSIKKELQERIEYFKERGKLLEAQRIEERTLFDIEMIEQTGTCPGIENYSRHFSNRKEGEPPGTLIDYFGDDFLTIIDESHVTVPQLMGMYRGDYSRKKTLVDYGFRLPSALDNRPLKFEELVKKWDQVIFVSATPAEFEIELSKGVVVEQIIRPTGLMEPPVEVKPMDNAVDDLYSEIKKATEKGGKVLVTTLTKRMAEDLSEYYNELGLRTKYMHSEFNAIERAKLISDLRNDKFDCIIGVNLLREGLDIPEVNLVAILDADKEGFLRSTTSLIQTAGRAARNADSKVIFYANNMTESMKKAIDEINRRRKIQEEYNKKHNITPKSIIKSKDNKMLQMCNLDYMDELEEIITEKIDKKDIPKRIKHLTKLMKEAAKKMDFENAIKYRDEIEKLKKLDLET; encoded by the coding sequence ATGGGTATATTCAAACTTGTCAGCGATTTTAAACCTTCGGGTGACCAGCCACGCGTTATAGACGAACTGGTAAATAACCTAAAAAATGGCGTTAAATATCAGGTTTTACTCGGCGTAACAGGAAGCGGCAAAACATTCACACTTGCCAATGTAATAGCCCGGCTAAATAAACCCGTTCTTGTCATATCGCATAACAAAACACTTGCCGCGCAACTGTACAACGAGTTTTCCCGTTTCTTTCCAGAAAACGCCGTTGAGTACTTTATAAGCTATTACGACTATTATCAGCCTGAAGCTTACATTCCAAGAACAGACACATACATCGCCAAAGACTCATCGATAAACGACGAGATAGACAGATTAAAACAGAAAACCGTTATGAGTCTTTTAACAAGAAGGGATGTAATTGTTGTTGCCTCAGTATCATGCATTTATGGTGCCGGTGAGAAGGAGGATTACTCATCTTTGGCTTTTTACATAAACATTGGAGATAAACTATCAAGAAGCGACATACTAAAACGATTCGTCGAGCTGTTATATGTAAGAAACGATATAGGTTTTGAGCGCGGAACATTCAGAGTAAGAGGCGATGTTATAGACATCTATCCTTCGTATATGCGCAACCTTGCAATAAGAATAGAGTTGTTTGACGATGAAGTGGACAGAATCGTCATGTTCGACCCGCTTTCAAATAGGGTGATAGAAGAGAAAAACTCCGTTGCCATATTCCCTGCAAACTTCTTCATAACCACAAAAGAGAAGAAAGAGAGAGCCATAAAATCGATAAAAAAAGAGCTTCAGGAGAGAATAGAGTATTTCAAAGAACGAGGAAAACTGCTTGAAGCCCAAAGAATAGAAGAAAGAACGCTATTCGATATTGAGATGATTGAGCAGACAGGCACATGTCCCGGTATTGAGAACTATTCAAGACACTTTTCAAACAGAAAAGAAGGAGAACCACCGGGAACTTTGATAGATTACTTTGGAGATGATTTTTTGACAATAATCGATGAGTCCCATGTTACAGTCCCGCAGTTGATGGGCATGTATCGTGGTGATTATTCACGCAAAAAGACGCTTGTTGACTACGGTTTCAGATTGCCTTCTGCTTTAGATAACAGGCCTTTAAAATTTGAAGAGCTGGTAAAAAAGTGGGATCAGGTTATATTCGTCTCTGCAACGCCTGCAGAGTTTGAGATAGAGCTATCAAAAGGAGTCGTTGTTGAGCAGATAATAAGACCAACTGGACTGATGGAGCCACCTGTTGAAGTAAAACCGATGGATAACGCCGTTGATGATTTGTATAGCGAGATAAAAAAAGCAACAGAAAAAGGTGGCAAAGTTCTTGTAACCACGCTAACAAAAAGGATGGCAGAAGACTTAAGCGAATATTACAACGAACTCGGATTGAGAACAAAATACATGCACTCCGAATTCAACGCAATAGAAAGGGCAAAATTGATTAGCGATTTGAGAAATGATAAATTCGACTGTATAATAGGCGTAAATCTTTTAAGGGAAGGTCTTGATATACCTGAAGTCAATCTTGTTGCTATACTGGATGCAGACAAAGAAGGTTTTTTAAGGAGTACTACAAGTCTTATTCAGACGGCAGGCAGAGCTGCAAGAAATGCCGATTCGAAAGTTATTTTTTATGCAAACAACATGACAGAATCGATGAAAAAGGCGATAGACGAGATAAACAGAAGAAGAAAAATTCAGGAAGAGTACAACAAAAAACACAACATAACGCCAAAGAGCATAATAAAATCAAAGGATAACAAGATGCTTCAGATGTGCAACCTTGACTATATGGACGAACTTGAAGAGATAATAACAGAAAAGATAGATAAGAAGGATATACCAAAAAGGATAAAACATCTGACAAAACTTATGAAAGAAGCAGCCAAAAAGATGGACTTTGAAAACGCAATAAAATACAGGGATGAGATAGAAAAACTCAAAAAACTTGACCTTGAGACTTAG
- a CDS encoding ABC transporter ATP-binding protein, with protein MLELKNIKYTKNSNEIIKGINMKFEEGKVYCIVGNNGVGKSTIGYIIMGLSDYKPTEGKILLNGEDITDLDITQRARKGISLLWQEPARFEGITVENYLKLNRDIKKEEIEEALKLVNLDPSKYMRRYVDKKLSGGERKKVELASCILLKPKYIIMDEPDSGIDIMSLDMIVKVINHFKSMGSAVIVITHRKEIALNCGYSYLICAGKVFLEGKSDKIVEYYEKTCDNCGHVNYLEED; from the coding sequence ATGCTTGAGCTTAAAAACATAAAATACACAAAAAACTCAAACGAAATCATCAAAGGCATAAACATGAAGTTTGAAGAAGGCAAGGTTTACTGTATCGTTGGCAACAACGGTGTTGGCAAATCAACAATAGGATACATCATTATGGGTTTGAGTGATTATAAGCCAACCGAAGGTAAAATCTTACTCAATGGTGAAGACATAACGGATTTAGACATAACCCAAAGGGCAAGAAAGGGAATTTCACTTCTGTGGCAAGAGCCTGCAAGGTTCGAAGGAATAACCGTTGAAAATTACTTAAAGCTAAACAGAGACATAAAGAAAGAAGAGATAGAAGAAGCCCTAAAGCTTGTCAATCTTGACCCAAGCAAATATATGCGCAGGTATGTTGATAAAAAATTATCAGGTGGTGAGAGAAAAAAGGTTGAGCTTGCAAGCTGTATTCTTCTAAAGCCAAAGTATATCATAATGGATGAGCCAGACAGCGGCATAGACATAATGAGCCTTGACATGATTGTTAAAGTTATAAACCACTTCAAGTCAATGGGCAGTGCTGTCATAGTTATAACACACAGAAAAGAAATAGCCTTAAACTGCGGATACTCATACCTAATCTGCGCAGGCAAAGTCTTTTTAGAAGGCAAGAGCGATAAAATTGTTGAATATTATGAGAAAACTTGCGACAACTGCGGTCATGTAAACTATCTGGAGGAAGATTAA
- a CDS encoding SufB/SufD family protein: protein MDIVKGYEKEFEQLVEIYEKNTGDKSLRSPGVATIIVSGNKVVGLNSVKGMHISSKERADGLVMIDVEIEDNTIIPIPVHLCTGFLKKKGEQILKFNYIIGNNVKVKFKSHCILTKVEKLHHYMESDMYIGKNSFVVYEDEHFHDEGGGVFVETITRMKVDENSFFASKFYETKTRVGRINVVMDIELMKNAKANLESKIYGRKDDIIDIREVLRLNGEYSSGIATSTIFATDQTKAHVVNEAYGNAPYAKGHIECNEIVKGDEVEVSTLPLLKVKNDKAELTHEASVGRINQAQLETLMAKGLTEDEAAEFIVNGLLS from the coding sequence ATGGACATAGTCAAAGGATACGAAAAAGAGTTTGAGCAACTTGTTGAAATATATGAAAAAAACACTGGTGATAAGAGCCTAAGAAGCCCTGGTGTTGCAACAATTATCGTAAGTGGAAACAAGGTTGTTGGATTAAACAGTGTAAAAGGAATGCATATAAGCTCAAAGGAGAGAGCCGATGGGCTTGTTATGATAGATGTAGAGATAGAAGACAACACGATAATCCCTATCCCTGTTCATCTCTGCACAGGGTTTTTAAAGAAAAAAGGAGAGCAAATTCTAAAGTTTAACTATATAATCGGCAATAATGTTAAGGTAAAATTCAAATCACACTGCATTTTGACAAAAGTTGAAAAGCTGCATCACTATATGGAAAGCGACATGTATATCGGTAAGAACTCGTTTGTCGTGTATGAAGATGAGCATTTTCACGATGAAGGCGGTGGAGTTTTTGTCGAGACAATAACAAGAATGAAGGTTGATGAGAACTCGTTTTTTGCAAGTAAATTCTATGAGACAAAAACAAGGGTTGGGCGAATCAATGTTGTTATGGATATAGAGCTAATGAAAAATGCAAAAGCCAACCTTGAAAGCAAAATATATGGAAGAAAAGACGATATAATAGATATACGAGAAGTTCTAAGGTTAAACGGCGAATATTCAAGCGGTATAGCAACATCAACCATTTTTGCAACAGACCAGACAAAAGCCCATGTTGTAAACGAAGCATACGGCAACGCACCTTATGCAAAGGGCCATATCGAGTGTAATGAGATAGTAAAAGGCGATGAAGTTGAAGTTTCAACCCTGCCGCTTTTGAAAGTCAAAAACGATAAAGCAGAATTGACACACGAAGCAAGTGTTGGACGAATAAACCAGGCTCAGCTTGAAACATTGATGGCGAAGGGATTAACAGAAGACGAAGCAGCCGAGTTTATTGTAAACGGACTGTTGAGCTAA